The following coding sequences lie in one Leptolyngbya sp. CCY15150 genomic window:
- a CDS encoding serine/threonine-protein kinase, whose translation MLYDSSGAIALAVHHRQSKGRTSLMQPPIQPGTILQNRYRMLSILGQGGFGRTYLAEDQGRFNERCALKEFIPLQGAIGMMDKSRELFQREASILYQIQHPQIPQFRATFEEDQRLFLVQDYVEGKTYRALLTDRQTQGLAFSEAEVTQLMRQLLPVLAHIHSKGIIHRDIAPDNIIHRQGDSLPVLIDFGVVKELATRVQSPETTPQYTTVGKLGYAPGEQMQSGQAYPNSDLYALAVTVVVLLTGKEPQELYDDRTLTWFWQRWVNVSPGFAQVINTMLSYRPGDRYQSVRDVVQALQANVPQAGAKPAPSPNPSPAPPAPAPAPPAPPAPPDLSQMPTMAVGRPYEPTQAVPSRTPDRAYRPPIVPQVEEQSSVWDNPFAVFMIFVAAAIVIGALSWAIVGALLTPVEHPVVNEPPAQEEPEPEPEPEPEPIPTEPIEFSQRLALRPGRTETIEGSLQQNETVNYIISVEQGQTLTVDVAEEGMLLSVLGPNRQPADDQAERVLSWQGELDFTGDYTVQLSPVRGVVESDYTLTVDLEAAPEPEPEPEPEPEPEPEPEPEPEPEPGPEIISVPLQFEPGSDGTLIQGRSDPSEIRRYLVRAEAGQILQAEVASGDVRLDIRLPNGRLIADAAELLFWEGQLDRSGLFQIDVVAGSDTGYSVDVRVVNPE comes from the coding sequence ATGTTATATGACTCGTCTGGGGCGATCGCCCTGGCTGTTCACCATCGGCAATCCAAAGGGCGCACAAGTCTGATGCAACCACCTATTCAACCTGGAACCATCCTGCAAAATCGCTACCGCATGTTGAGCATCCTTGGGCAAGGGGGCTTTGGGCGCACCTACCTGGCGGAAGATCAGGGGCGGTTTAACGAACGCTGTGCCTTAAAAGAATTTATTCCCCTCCAAGGTGCCATCGGCATGATGGACAAATCCCGCGAGCTCTTCCAGCGGGAAGCGTCGATCTTGTACCAAATCCAGCATCCCCAAATTCCCCAGTTTCGGGCGACCTTTGAGGAAGATCAACGCCTATTTCTGGTGCAGGACTATGTAGAAGGGAAAACCTATCGGGCCTTGCTCACCGATCGCCAAACCCAAGGGCTGGCCTTCTCCGAAGCAGAAGTCACGCAACTGATGCGGCAACTACTGCCGGTGCTCGCCCATATCCACAGCAAGGGCATCATCCACCGCGACATCGCGCCAGATAACATCATTCATCGCCAAGGCGACTCCCTGCCGGTGTTGATTGATTTTGGGGTCGTCAAAGAACTGGCCACCCGAGTCCAGTCGCCGGAAACTACGCCGCAATATACCACCGTGGGCAAGCTAGGCTATGCGCCGGGGGAACAAATGCAGAGCGGTCAAGCCTATCCCAACAGCGATCTCTACGCCTTGGCTGTGACCGTGGTGGTGCTGCTGACAGGCAAAGAGCCCCAGGAACTCTACGACGATCGCACCCTCACCTGGTTTTGGCAGCGTTGGGTGAATGTGAGTCCGGGGTTTGCCCAGGTGATCAACACCATGCTTAGCTATCGGCCAGGCGATCGCTACCAGTCTGTCCGGGATGTGGTGCAAGCGCTCCAGGCGAACGTTCCCCAAGCTGGAGCCAAGCCAGCCCCCAGCCCCAACCCGAGCCCTGCGCCCCCCGCACCGGCACCCGCACCACCCGCACCGCCCGCACCGCCCGATCTATCCCAGATGCCGACCATGGCCGTGGGCCGTCCCTACGAGCCCACCCAGGCCGTACCATCCCGCACCCCCGATCGCGCCTACCGTCCGCCCATTGTCCCTCAGGTCGAAGAACAAAGCTCGGTGTGGGACAATCCCTTTGCGGTGTTTATGATTTTTGTCGCGGCGGCGATCGTGATCGGAGCATTATCCTGGGCGATCGTCGGAGCCTTGCTGACGCCGGTGGAGCATCCGGTCGTCAACGAACCTCCTGCCCAAGAAGAGCCGGAACCCGAGCCGGAGCCCGAGCCCGAGCCCATTCCCACTGAGCCGATCGAGTTTAGCCAACGCCTAGCGCTGCGGCCTGGTCGAACCGAAACCATCGAAGGCAGTCTCCAGCAAAATGAAACCGTCAACTACATCATTTCAGTGGAACAAGGGCAAACCCTCACGGTTGATGTAGCAGAGGAAGGGATGTTGCTATCTGTTCTCGGGCCCAATCGCCAACCGGCTGATGATCAGGCAGAGCGCGTATTGAGCTGGCAGGGAGAACTGGACTTCACAGGGGATTACACCGTGCAGTTGAGTCCTGTGCGGGGTGTGGTCGAAAGCGACTATACCCTCACGGTCGATCTGGAGGCAGCGCCCGAGCCAGAACCCGAGCCAGAACCCGAGCCAGAACCGGAACCCGAGCCAGAACCCGAGCCGGAGCCGGAACCCGGGCCCGAGATTATTTCCGTGCCCCTACAGTTTGAACCAGGTTCTGATGGCACCTTAATTCAAGGGCGTAGCGACCCTAGCGAGATTCGTCGCTATTTAGTCCGCGCGGAGGCTGGTCAGATTCTGCAAGCAGAAGTAGCCAGTGGCGATGTGAGGTTAGATATTCGCCTCCCCAATGGACGGTTGATCGCAGATGCCGCCGAACTGCTGTTTTGGGAAGGACAGCTCGACCGCAGTGGATTATTTCAGATTGATGTGGTCGCAGGGAGTGACACTGGCTACAGTGTTGATGTACGCGTTGTAAATCCCGAGTAA
- a CDS encoding VOC family protein, giving the protein MLNTHGFHHIAIICSDYPTSKRFYVEVLGFQVIQETYRAERDSYKLDLRVGDRDQIELFSFPDPPPRPSRPEACGLRHLSFAVADLEGAIAHLTAQGIAVEPIRLDSLTQRRFTFFQDPDGLPLELYGA; this is encoded by the coding sequence ATGCTGAACACCCACGGCTTCCATCACATTGCCATCATTTGTTCCGACTACCCAACCTCTAAGCGATTTTACGTTGAGGTGCTGGGCTTTCAGGTGATTCAAGAAACCTACCGAGCGGAGCGAGACTCCTATAAGCTAGACCTACGCGTGGGCGATCGCGATCAGATCGAACTCTTTTCCTTCCCCGATCCACCACCGCGACCTAGCCGTCCGGAAGCCTGTGGACTGCGGCATCTATCCTTTGCTGTGGCGGACTTGGAGGGGGCGATCGCTCACCTCACGGCCCAGGGCATTGCCGTCGAACCCATCCGCCTTGATAGCCTCACCCAGCGACGGTTTACCTTCTTTCAAGACCCCGATGGTCTTCCCTTAGAACTCTATGGGGCATAA
- the clpB gene encoding ATP-dependent chaperone ClpB translates to MQPNNPNQFTEKAWAAIARTPDIVKQARHQQLEPEHLFLSLLEDEGLVASIFSKLGASPQRLRDYTQQFIDRQPKVSGDNSSVYVGRSLDSLLDRADELRKQYDDDYISTEHLLLPYARDGRFGKALFQEFGLTEAKLKDTIDQIRGNQKVTDQNPEGKYQSLEKYGRDLTEAARSGKLDPVIGRDGEIRRTIQILSRRTKNNPVLIGEPGVGKTAIAEGLAQRIVSGDVPQSLKDRQLISLDMGALIAGAKYRGEFEERLKAVLKEVTDSEGQVVLFIDEIHTVVGAGATQGAMDAGNLLKPMLARGELRCIGATTLDEYRKYIEKDAALERRFQQVYVDQPTIEDTVSILRGLKERYEVHHGVKISDSALVAAASLSTRYISDRFLPDKAIDLVDEAAAKLKMEITSKPEELDRVDREIIQAEMERLSLQKESNPASQERLARLEKDLADLKEQQRGLNAQWQSEKGVIDSIQKLKEEIDRVNVEIQQAERDYDLNKAAELKYGKLIELQRQVQEAETQLAETQTDGKSLLREEVTESDIAEIISKWTGIPISRLVESEMQKLLHLDDELHRRVIGQEEAVTAVADSIQRSRAGLSDPNRPIASFIFLGPTGVGKTELGKALAAYLFDTEDAMVRIDMSEYMEKHAVSRLIGAPPGYVGYEEGGQLTEAVRRRPYSVILFDEIEKAHPDAFNVLLQILDDGRVTDSQGRTVDFKNSIIIMTSNIGSQYILDVSGDDEQYDVMRSRVMDAMRSQFRPEFLNRIDEIIIFHALKQNQLREIVKIQVQRLAQRLSDRKIALKLSEAALDFLAAVGYDPVYGARPLKRAIQRELETQIAKSILRGDFSENDTIFVDVENERLAFKRLPSDLLNVGNT, encoded by the coding sequence ATGCAACCCAATAATCCCAACCAGTTTACGGAAAAAGCCTGGGCAGCGATCGCCCGCACCCCTGACATTGTCAAACAGGCTCGCCATCAGCAACTGGAGCCAGAACACCTGTTCTTATCCCTGCTGGAGGATGAAGGTCTTGTTGCCAGCATTTTTAGTAAGCTAGGCGCAAGTCCTCAGCGGCTGCGGGACTATACCCAGCAGTTTATTGACCGACAGCCGAAGGTGAGTGGCGATAACAGCTCCGTTTATGTGGGGCGATCGCTGGATAGCCTGCTGGATCGGGCAGATGAGTTGCGAAAGCAGTATGATGACGACTACATTTCCACTGAGCATCTGCTGCTGCCCTACGCCCGTGACGGCCGTTTTGGCAAGGCGCTCTTTCAAGAATTTGGTCTCACTGAAGCCAAACTTAAGGACACGATTGATCAAATCCGAGGAAATCAAAAAGTGACGGATCAAAACCCCGAAGGCAAATACCAATCCCTGGAAAAATATGGCCGCGATCTGACGGAAGCTGCCCGCAGCGGCAAGCTGGATCCGGTCATTGGTCGTGATGGCGAAATTCGGCGCACGATCCAAATTTTGTCGCGGCGCACCAAAAATAATCCGGTGCTGATTGGGGAGCCGGGAGTGGGTAAAACAGCGATCGCCGAGGGCCTGGCCCAGCGTATCGTCAGCGGTGATGTACCTCAGTCCCTCAAAGATCGGCAGTTGATTTCGTTGGATATGGGGGCACTGATTGCCGGCGCTAAGTATCGCGGGGAATTTGAAGAACGTCTGAAGGCGGTGCTGAAGGAAGTTACCGATTCTGAAGGGCAAGTTGTCCTGTTCATCGACGAGATCCACACCGTGGTGGGGGCTGGAGCCACCCAAGGAGCCATGGATGCAGGTAACTTACTCAAGCCGATGCTGGCTCGGGGTGAACTGCGCTGTATTGGCGCGACTACCCTAGATGAGTATCGTAAATACATTGAAAAAGATGCGGCCCTAGAGCGTCGCTTCCAGCAGGTCTACGTCGATCAGCCCACTATTGAAGATACGGTCTCCATTCTCCGGGGGCTCAAGGAACGCTATGAAGTCCACCATGGGGTGAAGATTTCTGACAGCGCCTTGGTGGCGGCCGCTAGCTTATCCACGCGCTACATCAGCGATCGCTTCCTTCCCGACAAGGCCATTGACCTCGTCGATGAGGCTGCTGCTAAGCTAAAAATGGAAATCACCTCCAAGCCTGAGGAACTGGATCGGGTTGATCGGGAAATTATCCAGGCAGAAATGGAGCGTTTATCGCTTCAGAAGGAAAGCAATCCTGCCTCGCAAGAACGCTTAGCGCGACTGGAGAAAGATCTAGCTGATCTTAAAGAACAGCAGCGGGGCTTAAATGCTCAGTGGCAGTCGGAAAAAGGTGTGATCGACTCGATTCAAAAGCTTAAGGAAGAAATCGATCGGGTCAACGTAGAAATTCAGCAGGCTGAGCGAGACTATGACCTGAATAAGGCAGCGGAGCTGAAGTATGGCAAATTGATTGAACTGCAGCGTCAGGTGCAGGAAGCGGAAACCCAGCTTGCGGAAACCCAAACGGACGGCAAATCCCTGCTGCGAGAGGAGGTAACTGAATCGGATATTGCGGAAATTATCTCGAAATGGACGGGCATTCCCATCAGTCGCTTGGTGGAATCGGAAATGCAAAAGCTGCTTCACCTCGACGATGAACTGCACCGGCGAGTCATTGGGCAAGAAGAAGCGGTTACCGCTGTGGCAGACTCCATTCAGCGATCGCGGGCTGGACTTTCTGACCCCAACCGTCCCATAGCCAGCTTTATCTTTCTCGGCCCCACCGGGGTCGGTAAAACAGAGCTGGGCAAAGCCCTCGCTGCTTACCTATTCGACACCGAAGATGCTATGGTGCGCATCGACATGTCGGAATATATGGAGAAACATGCCGTTTCGCGGCTGATTGGCGCACCGCCAGGATATGTGGGCTATGAGGAAGGCGGGCAGTTGACCGAAGCCGTGCGCCGTCGTCCTTACTCAGTGATTCTATTTGACGAGATCGAAAAAGCTCACCCGGATGCCTTTAACGTTCTCCTGCAAATTCTGGATGATGGACGAGTGACTGACTCCCAAGGGCGGACGGTGGACTTCAAAAATTCCATCATCATCATGACCAGCAACATCGGCTCTCAGTACATCCTGGATGTGTCGGGTGATGACGAACAGTATGACGTGATGCGATCGCGGGTGATGGACGCTATGCGCAGCCAATTCCGCCCTGAATTCCTGAACCGTATTGATGAAATCATTATCTTCCATGCGCTCAAGCAAAACCAACTGCGGGAGATTGTGAAAATTCAGGTGCAGCGTTTGGCCCAACGGTTGAGCGATCGCAAGATTGCTCTGAAGTTATCTGAAGCGGCTCTCGATTTCCTGGCTGCTGTAGGTTACGATCCTGTCTATGGAGCACGACCTCTGAAGCGGGCCATTCAGCGAGAACTGGAAACTCAGATTGCTAAGTCCATTCTGCGGGGTGATTTCAGCGAAAACGACACCATCTTTGTGGATGTGGAAAACGAACGCCTGGCCTTCAAGCGTCTGCCATCCGATTTGCTCAATGTGGGTAACACATGA
- the puuE gene encoding allantoinase PuuE, giving the protein MSTPRDFIGYGRHTPDPQWPNGARLAVQFVINYEEGGENCILNGDVASEAFLSEIVGAAPLTGVRHMNMESIYEYGSRAGFWRLHRLFTSRNLPVTVYAVALALHYNPDAGKAMVEAGWEVASHGYRWIDYQYMGEEAEREHLRKAIAIHTDVIGSRPLGWYTGRTSPNSRRIAVEEGGFLYDSDSYADDLPYWVMDYGKPHLVIPYTLDTNDMRFATAQGFNSGDQFFTYLKDAFDVLYAEGETAPKMLNIGLHCRLSGRPGRTAALARFLDYIQSRDRVWICRRIDIARHWHEYHQPLVD; this is encoded by the coding sequence ATGTCTACTCCGCGTGATTTCATTGGCTATGGTCGCCATACCCCTGATCCTCAATGGCCCAACGGTGCAAGACTTGCCGTACAGTTTGTGATCAACTATGAAGAGGGTGGCGAGAACTGCATTTTGAATGGCGATGTTGCTTCAGAAGCATTCTTATCTGAAATCGTCGGCGCAGCACCGCTCACCGGTGTACGCCACATGAATATGGAATCCATCTATGAATACGGCAGTCGGGCTGGTTTTTGGCGACTGCATCGGTTGTTTACCTCTCGAAACCTACCGGTTACTGTCTACGCCGTTGCCCTAGCGCTACACTACAATCCGGATGCAGGGAAAGCCATGGTGGAAGCGGGTTGGGAAGTGGCCAGCCACGGCTATCGCTGGATTGACTATCAGTATATGGGCGAAGAGGCCGAGCGGGAGCATCTCAGGAAAGCGATCGCGATCCACACGGACGTCATTGGCAGTCGTCCCCTAGGTTGGTATACCGGCCGCACCAGTCCCAACAGTCGCCGCATTGCCGTAGAGGAAGGTGGATTTCTTTACGATTCTGATAGTTATGCCGATGACTTACCCTATTGGGTGATGGACTACGGCAAGCCCCATCTGGTGATTCCCTACACCCTAGATACCAATGACATGCGCTTCGCCACAGCCCAAGGGTTTAACAGCGGCGATCAGTTTTTTACCTATCTCAAAGACGCCTTTGATGTCCTCTATGCGGAGGGCGAAACAGCTCCCAAGATGCTGAATATTGGTCTCCACTGCCGTCTGTCAGGACGTCCAGGACGTACCGCTGCCTTAGCTCGTTTTCTAGACTATATTCAAAGCCGCGATCGCGTCTGGATATGTCGCCGGATAGATATCGCCCGCCACTGGCACGAGTATCATCAGCCGCTAGTGGACTAA
- a CDS encoding DUF554 domain-containing protein: MVVDFWLKTSGTWINVFTILIGTALGLLLGSRLPKRMQQIITQALGLMTLWIGISMAGRLADAQGGAIDGAVLGLLSMVGGGFLGEWWQLEDRLAGLGDWLKKHLRGQGKFTEGFVATSLLFCIGPMALIGSLNNGLSNDNTLLVIKAMMDGLASIPFASTYGLGVGFSTLPLLIYQGSLSLLAAVFSNLLPNPEADPRIFLLTGIGGLMIMGISFNLLELLRVRVGSFLPALIIAPLLFELAQWLT, from the coding sequence ATGGTAGTTGACTTTTGGCTAAAAACGAGCGGCACTTGGATTAATGTATTTACTATTCTCATCGGCACTGCCCTCGGTCTGCTGCTGGGCAGTCGTCTTCCCAAACGGATGCAGCAAATCATTACCCAAGCTCTAGGACTCATGACGTTGTGGATTGGTATTTCCATGGCCGGTCGCCTAGCCGATGCCCAAGGGGGAGCGATCGACGGGGCGGTTTTGGGACTGTTGTCTATGGTGGGCGGTGGCTTCCTGGGCGAGTGGTGGCAATTGGAAGATCGTCTGGCAGGATTGGGAGATTGGCTCAAGAAACACCTGCGAGGACAAGGTAAGTTTACTGAAGGCTTTGTCGCCACCAGTTTACTGTTCTGCATTGGCCCCATGGCGCTGATCGGCAGTCTCAATAACGGATTGTCGAATGACAATACCCTGTTAGTCATCAAAGCCATGATGGATGGACTGGCCTCTATTCCCTTTGCTAGCACCTATGGTCTGGGTGTCGGTTTTTCTACCTTACCTTTGCTGATCTACCAAGGTAGCTTATCGCTGCTAGCAGCCGTTTTTTCTAATTTATTGCCCAATCCTGAAGCCGATCCACGGATATTTTTGCTGACCGGCATTGGTGGACTCATGATTATGGGCATCAGCTTTAACTTACTTGAGTTGCTGCGTGTCCGGGTTGGCTCGTTCCTGCCGGCGCTGATCATCGCCCCACTGCTCTTTGAGCTAGCCCAATGGCTCACCTAG
- the cobD gene encoding threonine-phosphate decarboxylase CobD, whose translation MVHSPPQRPAHGGNLAWAAAIALCHPQDILDFSASINPLGPPASAIAALQSGMATLRDYPDPSYSQLRAALGQAHQLSPDWILPGNGAAEVLTWAGYELTSCKAVVLPTPAFGDYGRSLHTFGVLVLPQSLDLEAIALGQSPSLVDLSTLPYAPEDCGLLINNPHNPTGHLWTAEALLPYLQAFKQVVIDEAFMDFLPEDEQQSLVPWIADYPNLVILRSLTKFYSLPGLRLGYAITHPDRVQRWQSWRDPWTVNALADLAGQAVVGDRLFQQQTRQWLPPARQSLMAGLAALPGLRPYPGAANYLLVQTEASSTALQQRLLTRHRILVRDCISFPDLGDRFFRIAVRRPEENQRLLEGLADCTSVDSIQCS comes from the coding sequence ATGGTTCACTCTCCACCGCAGCGCCCTGCCCACGGCGGCAATCTTGCCTGGGCCGCCGCGATCGCCCTCTGCCACCCTCAAGACATCCTCGACTTTTCCGCTAGCATCAATCCCCTCGGGCCACCTGCATCGGCGATCGCTGCCCTGCAATCGGGCATGGCCACCCTGCGGGACTACCCCGACCCTAGCTACAGCCAGCTTCGCGCCGCTCTGGGACAAGCCCACCAGCTTTCCCCGGACTGGATTCTGCCGGGAAATGGCGCGGCGGAAGTGTTGACCTGGGCGGGCTATGAGCTGACGTCCTGCAAAGCTGTGGTGCTGCCAACGCCGGCTTTTGGCGACTATGGGCGATCGCTGCATACCTTTGGCGTTTTGGTCTTGCCCCAGTCGCTGGATCTAGAGGCGATCGCCCTCGGTCAGTCGCCATCCTTAGTGGATCTATCGACCTTGCCCTATGCACCGGAAGACTGCGGTTTGCTGATCAACAATCCCCACAATCCCACCGGGCATCTATGGACAGCAGAGGCGCTCTTGCCCTACCTGCAGGCGTTCAAGCAGGTGGTGATTGACGAAGCCTTCATGGACTTTTTGCCCGAGGACGAGCAGCAAAGTCTGGTGCCCTGGATAGCGGATTATCCTAACCTGGTGATCCTGCGATCGCTCACCAAGTTCTACAGCTTGCCGGGGCTGCGGCTGGGCTATGCGATCACCCATCCCGATCGCGTTCAGCGCTGGCAGTCGTGGCGCGATCCTTGGACGGTGAATGCTCTGGCTGATCTGGCTGGACAGGCCGTGGTGGGCGATCGCCTCTTTCAGCAGCAAACCCGGCAATGGCTGCCGCCCGCGCGCCAATCCTTGATGGCAGGTCTGGCCGCCTTGCCCGGCCTTCGCCCCTACCCCGGCGCGGCGAACTATTTACTGGTTCAAACCGAAGCCTCCAGCACGGCTCTGCAACAGCGGTTGCTCACCCGCCATCGCATTCTGGTGCGAGACTGTATCAGTTTTCCAGACCTGGGCGATCGCTTTTTTCGCATTGCCGTACGCCGCCCTGAGGAAAATCAGCGTCTGCTGGAGGGTCTCGCTGATTGCACGTCGGTGGACTCCATTCAATGCAGCTAG
- a CDS encoding thioredoxin domain-containing protein has product MTNRLAQSQSLYLRKHAENPIDWWPWCDEAIATARATHRPIFLSIGYSSCHWCTVMEGEAFSDGAIADYMNEHFLPIKVDREERPDIDSIYMQTLQMMTGQGGWPLNVFLSPDDLLPFYGGTYFPLEPRYGRPGFFQVLQAIRNFFDTETEKLSTVKEKILAQLQQVSRLQASGSLEDSQLRQGLDYSAGILSSRDTGPSFPMIPYALAALRGDRLSGDDTEYDARELCYQRGLSLALGGIYDHVAGGFHRYTVDATWTVPHFEKMLYDNGQIVEYLADLWAAGLQEPAFEQAIAGTVDWLKREMLAEPGFFYAAQDADSFVTPEQVEPEEGAFYVWSYEELAQFLAPDDLDALESQPFTISPPGNFEGQNVLQRLTPGALLPAAKTALGKLFTVRYGAPPEQVSRFAPARDRQDATQTAWPGRIPPVTDTKMIAAWNSLMISGLARAAAVFQQPDYLTLASQTAQFILDHQWVGDRFHRLNYEGQAAVLAQSEDYALFIKALIDVHQGAIALDPTAAPSWLERAIAVQAEFDEFLWSIELGGYYNTDARNDLVVRERSFEDNATPSANGIAIANLMRLFLLTENLDYLDRAEQGLTAFAPAMVQAPRACPTLFAALDWFRNPTLVRTQPELIPALAAAYHPTTIYQVAPHLPEGAVGMVCQGLSCKAPASDVQMLLDQLQQIERRSP; this is encoded by the coding sequence ATGACGAATCGACTTGCCCAGTCCCAAAGCCTCTATCTGCGGAAACACGCAGAGAATCCCATCGATTGGTGGCCTTGGTGTGATGAGGCGATCGCCACCGCCCGCGCCACCCATCGCCCCATTTTTCTATCCATTGGCTATTCAAGCTGCCACTGGTGTACGGTCATGGAGGGGGAAGCCTTCTCCGATGGGGCGATCGCTGATTATATGAACGAGCACTTCCTGCCGATTAAGGTTGATCGGGAAGAGCGCCCAGATATTGACAGCATTTATATGCAAACCCTGCAAATGATGACCGGGCAGGGAGGCTGGCCGCTGAATGTATTTCTCTCCCCCGACGATCTGCTGCCCTTCTATGGCGGCACCTATTTTCCCCTAGAGCCGCGCTACGGCCGGCCGGGTTTCTTTCAGGTGCTGCAGGCGATTCGCAACTTTTTTGATACGGAAACTGAAAAGCTGAGCACGGTGAAGGAAAAGATCCTGGCTCAACTGCAGCAGGTATCTCGTTTGCAGGCTTCCGGCAGTTTAGAAGATAGTCAGCTTCGTCAGGGTCTCGACTACAGTGCGGGCATCCTCAGCAGTCGCGATACGGGGCCCAGCTTTCCCATGATTCCCTACGCCTTAGCGGCACTCCGGGGCGATCGCCTCTCCGGAGATGACACGGAGTATGATGCGCGGGAACTGTGCTATCAGCGGGGTTTGAGCCTGGCCCTGGGCGGCATTTATGACCACGTCGCCGGTGGTTTCCATCGCTACACCGTCGATGCCACCTGGACAGTGCCCCACTTTGAAAAAATGCTCTACGACAATGGGCAGATTGTGGAATATCTGGCCGATCTCTGGGCGGCGGGTTTACAAGAGCCAGCCTTTGAACAGGCGATCGCTGGCACCGTGGACTGGCTGAAACGGGAGATGCTTGCCGAGCCAGGCTTTTTCTATGCGGCTCAGGATGCCGATAGCTTTGTCACCCCGGAGCAAGTTGAGCCGGAGGAAGGGGCTTTTTACGTGTGGAGCTACGAGGAGCTAGCCCAGTTTCTGGCACCCGACGACTTAGACGCCCTCGAATCCCAGCCGTTTACCATTTCTCCACCCGGCAACTTTGAAGGGCAGAATGTTTTGCAGCGCCTCACGCCAGGGGCGCTCTTGCCCGCAGCCAAAACCGCTCTGGGTAAACTGTTCACCGTGCGCTATGGTGCGCCGCCGGAGCAGGTTTCCCGCTTTGCCCCAGCCCGCGATCGCCAAGACGCCACCCAAACGGCTTGGCCCGGACGCATTCCCCCAGTGACCGATACCAAGATGATCGCCGCCTGGAATAGTCTGATGATCTCCGGTCTGGCCCGAGCGGCAGCGGTGTTCCAGCAGCCAGACTACCTCACCCTGGCCAGCCAAACGGCTCAGTTCATCCTGGATCATCAATGGGTGGGCGATCGCTTCCATCGTCTCAACTACGAGGGACAAGCAGCGGTGCTGGCTCAGTCGGAAGACTATGCACTGTTCATTAAAGCGCTGATTGATGTTCACCAAGGGGCGATCGCCCTAGATCCAACAGCGGCACCATCCTGGCTAGAGCGGGCGATCGCTGTGCAGGCAGAATTTGACGAATTTCTGTGGAGCATTGAACTCGGAGGGTACTACAATACCGACGCCCGGAATGACCTCGTGGTGCGAGAACGCAGCTTTGAAGACAATGCTACGCCCTCAGCCAACGGGATTGCGATCGCCAACCTGATGCGCCTGTTCCTGCTAACGGAAAACCTCGATTACCTCGACCGGGCAGAACAGGGACTCACCGCCTTCGCCCCCGCCATGGTGCAGGCTCCGCGCGCTTGCCCCACCCTATTTGCCGCTCTCGACTGGTTCCGCAACCCCACCCTAGTGCGCACCCAGCCAGAGTTAATTCCCGCCCTCGCCGCCGCCTACCATCCCACCACCATCTATCAAGTCGCCCCTCATCTCCCTGAGGGAGCCGTGGGCATGGTCTGCCAAGGTCTGAGCTGCAAAGCCCCAGCCAGCGATGTTCAGATGTTACTCGACCAGCTCCAGCAGATCGAACGGCGATCGCCCTAG
- a CDS encoding TIGR02652 family protein translates to MMNPALQYPIFGPEIQCPHCRQTIPALTLTDTYLCPRHGAFEADPKTEELVHLQSGRHWRRWDDDWYRQHTHPDGIRFEIHEALDRLYTQGYRATRVIIAKRYQDLVSSYLERNAPWRGQGESTAPRLYGLPVEFSPDPQEDPCWDVINFSLEKEPGAPVLYPYFRLFE, encoded by the coding sequence ATGATGAACCCAGCTTTACAATATCCAATTTTTGGCCCGGAAATCCAATGCCCCCACTGTCGGCAAACGATTCCCGCCCTCACCTTGACAGACACCTATCTCTGTCCGCGTCATGGAGCCTTTGAGGCGGATCCCAAAACAGAGGAATTGGTGCATCTGCAATCAGGACGGCATTGGCGACGCTGGGATGACGACTGGTATCGGCAGCATACCCATCCCGACGGCATTCGCTTTGAAATTCATGAAGCCCTCGATCGCCTCTATACCCAAGGCTATCGCGCCACCCGCGTGATCATTGCCAAGCGCTATCAGGACTTGGTGAGTAGCTACCTAGAGCGCAATGCTCCATGGCGAGGTCAGGGGGAGTCTACAGCGCCGCGTCTCTATGGGCTACCGGTGGAATTTAGCCCCGACCCCCAGGAGGATCCCTGCTGGGATGTGATCAATTTTTCCCTAGAGAAAGAGCCCGGCGCGCCGGTACTCTATCCCTATTTTCGCTTGTTTGAATAG